The following are encoded in a window of Sinorhizobium sojae CCBAU 05684 genomic DNA:
- a CDS encoding terminase large subunit domain-containing protein, whose product MAKQREADGGAIAPELSAMLKEQAALMAELDRRRRTNLLAAYRPYNKQHDFHAAGADYRERLFMAGNQLGKTLAGAAEAAMHLTGRYPDWWKGRRFDKPIVMLAGSESHELTRDGVQRLLVGPPLSEEEWGTGFIPKATIVATTRRSGASGALDSVTVRHETGGTSTLLFKAYEQGRGKWQANTVDYVWFDEEPPEDVYFEGITRTNATGGSIAVTFTPLKGLSAVVARYLMEKSPDREIITMTIEDAEHYTPQERQRIIASYPAHEREARTKGVPSLGSGRIFPVTEESIRVEPFDIPKHWVQIGGLDFGWDHPFAAAGCAWDRDADVFYVTRIYREREATPIIHAAALRPWGGWLAFAWPHDGLQHDKGSGNQLAAQYRAQGLMLLPERATFDDGTNGVEAGLSDMLTRMQTGRWKVFSTCTEWFEEFRLYHRKDGRIVKERDDLISASRYALMMKRYARANNGNANWNFTARKVL is encoded by the coding sequence ATGGCAAAGCAAAGGGAGGCGGATGGCGGCGCGATCGCGCCGGAGCTTTCCGCCATGCTCAAGGAGCAGGCCGCGCTGATGGCGGAGCTCGACCGGCGGCGGCGGACCAACCTGCTTGCCGCCTACAGGCCCTACAACAAGCAGCACGACTTCCATGCGGCCGGCGCGGACTACCGCGAGCGGCTGTTCATGGCCGGCAACCAGCTCGGCAAGACGCTTGCCGGTGCCGCCGAAGCGGCCATGCACCTGACCGGGCGCTATCCGGACTGGTGGAAGGGCAGGCGCTTCGACAAGCCGATTGTGATGCTGGCGGGCTCGGAATCCCACGAGCTGACTCGCGACGGCGTGCAGCGGCTTCTGGTCGGACCGCCGCTCAGCGAGGAGGAGTGGGGAACCGGCTTCATTCCCAAGGCGACGATCGTCGCGACGACGCGGCGCTCCGGCGCCTCCGGCGCGCTCGACAGCGTGACCGTGCGGCACGAAACGGGCGGCACCTCGACGCTGCTCTTCAAGGCCTACGAGCAGGGGCGCGGCAAGTGGCAGGCGAACACGGTGGATTACGTCTGGTTCGACGAGGAACCGCCGGAGGACGTCTATTTCGAGGGCATCACCCGAACCAATGCGACGGGCGGCTCGATCGCCGTGACCTTCACGCCGCTTAAAGGCTTGAGCGCCGTGGTGGCGCGCTACCTCATGGAAAAATCGCCGGATCGCGAGATCATCACCATGACGATCGAGGATGCGGAGCATTATACGCCGCAGGAGCGGCAGCGGATCATCGCCAGCTATCCGGCGCATGAGCGGGAGGCGCGAACGAAAGGCGTTCCGTCGCTCGGCTCGGGCCGGATCTTCCCGGTGACGGAGGAGAGCATCCGCGTGGAGCCGTTCGACATCCCGAAACACTGGGTACAGATCGGCGGCCTGGACTTTGGCTGGGACCACCCCTTTGCCGCCGCGGGTTGCGCCTGGGACCGGGACGCGGACGTCTTCTACGTGACCAGGATCTATCGCGAGCGGGAGGCGACGCCGATCATCCATGCGGCCGCCTTGCGGCCCTGGGGCGGCTGGCTTGCCTTCGCCTGGCCGCATGACGGCCTGCAGCACGACAAGGGCAGCGGCAACCAGCTTGCGGCGCAATACCGCGCGCAGGGGCTGATGCTTCTGCCCGAGCGCGCGACCTTCGACGACGGCACCAACGGCGTGGAGGCGGGGCTCTCCGACATGCTGACCCGGATGCAGACCGGACGCTGGAAGGTGTTTTCCACCTGTACGGAATGGTTCGAGGAATTCCGCCTCTATCACCGCAAGGACGGCCGGATCGTCAAGGAACGGGACGACCTGATCTCTGCCTCGCGCTACGCGCTGATGATGAAGCGCTATGCGCGGGCGAATAACGGCAACGCAAACTGGAATTTCACTGCCCGAAAGGTTCTCTGA
- a CDS encoding GFA family protein produces the protein MIEGHCHCRAVHITVPVRPETLGDCNCSLCSRLGALWGYYPAEEVTVSDPQNRLVGYVQGDRTLTMHHCSTCGCTTHWSPIGRSSSRMGVNMRMFDRSVWEDIPHRLIDGAGW, from the coding sequence ATGATCGAAGGTCATTGCCATTGCAGGGCGGTCCACATCACCGTCCCCGTCCGGCCGGAAACGCTCGGCGACTGCAATTGCTCGCTCTGCAGCCGGCTGGGCGCGCTCTGGGGCTATTATCCCGCCGAGGAGGTCACCGTCAGCGATCCGCAGAACAGGCTCGTCGGCTATGTCCAGGGTGACAGGACGCTCACCATGCATCATTGCAGCACTTGCGGCTGCACGACCCATTGGTCGCCGATCGGGCGCTCGTCCTCGCGCATGGGCGTGAACATGCGCATGTTCGATCGTTCCGTCTGGGAGGACATCCCCCACCGGCTGATCGATGGCGCCGGCTGGTGA
- a CDS encoding BA14K family protein has product MGPSRARDNVRDPGIIDNRHELFIERQYRDFLQQRYPNYGSRYRGMAPDISIGPGATVGGPLPGPRRRIEDLAKAHLRWCRERYISYRAYDNTFQPFEGPRRPCNSPYD; this is encoded by the coding sequence ATCGGCCCGTCGCGGGCGCGGGACAACGTCAGGGATCCCGGCATCATCGACAACCGTCACGAGCTGTTCATCGAGCGGCAGTACCGTGATTTCCTGCAGCAGCGTTATCCGAATTATGGCTCACGCTATCGCGGCATGGCCCCCGATATCAGCATCGGTCCGGGCGCCACGGTCGGCGGTCCCTTGCCCGGGCCGCGGCGCAGGATCGAGGACCTGGCCAAGGCGCATTTGCGCTGGTGCCGCGAGCGCTACATTTCCTACCGGGCCTACGACAACACATTCCAACCCTTCGAGGGCCCGCGCCGTCCCTGCAACTCGCCCTATGACTGA
- a CDS encoding BA14K family protein: MKRLAILALSLATALSGVPPAGAFPILPTVKTEPADVQRVQFPYERGENNRNDRCRGPHCWRGHRDGYRYDRYRDRRHRYSYRDRYHRRHRDRDSNVGAIIGGLAAGALLGGLLAQPRQYGQPRYYGGGSAHTRWCYGRYRSYRAYDNTFQPYQGPRRACISPYL; the protein is encoded by the coding sequence ATGAAGAGGTTAGCAATTCTTGCCCTGTCGCTGGCAACCGCCTTGAGCGGGGTTCCGCCAGCGGGGGCATTTCCGATTTTGCCGACGGTCAAAACGGAGCCCGCGGACGTTCAGCGCGTGCAGTTCCCTTATGAACGCGGCGAGAACAACAGGAACGATCGTTGCCGTGGTCCGCATTGCTGGCGCGGTCATCGGGATGGCTATCGGTACGATCGTTATCGCGATCGCCGCCATCGCTACAGCTATCGCGACCGGTACCATCGCCGCCATCGCGATCGGGACAGCAATGTCGGCGCGATCATCGGCGGCCTGGCGGCCGGCGCTCTCCTAGGCGGGTTGCTGGCGCAGCCGCGCCAGTACGGTCAGCCGCGCTATTACGGGGGCGGCAGCGCGCATACGCGCTGGTGCTACGGGCGCTATCGCTCCTATCGCGCCTACGACAACACCTTCCAGCCCTATCAGGGGCCGAGGAGGGCGTGCATCTCGCCCTATCTGTGA
- a CDS encoding helix-turn-helix domain-containing protein, translating to MTNSEVARQQQHYRAVRERLVRAGSRGGRSAAMAELHAEVKELTAENAAKARRIATLETDLADAEARLLAQAKALLTGRRVAETDAEPTDDRPAIDTIVADVLADFPGVSWEDVISVRRERRLVKPRHACMRAVYEKRPDLSLPRIGRIFRRDHTTVLAVVKSTSEAPADISD from the coding sequence ATGACGAATTCGGAAGTGGCAAGGCAGCAGCAACACTATAGGGCGGTGCGCGAACGGCTGGTCCGCGCCGGGTCCCGCGGCGGTCGATCGGCCGCGATGGCGGAGCTTCACGCCGAAGTCAAGGAGCTCACCGCCGAGAACGCAGCAAAGGCGCGGCGGATCGCGACGCTGGAGACCGATCTCGCCGATGCGGAGGCGCGCCTGCTGGCGCAGGCAAAAGCGCTGCTGACGGGGCGGCGAGTGGCGGAGACGGATGCGGAGCCGACCGACGACAGGCCAGCCATCGACACGATCGTAGCCGACGTGCTCGCGGATTTTCCGGGGGTGAGCTGGGAGGACGTCATCAGCGTGCGCCGCGAGCGCCGGCTGGTGAAGCCCCGGCATGCCTGCATGCGGGCGGTCTATGAAAAGCGTCCGGACCTCTCGCTGCCGCGCATCGGCCGTATCTTCCGGCGCGATCATACGACGGTGCTTGCCGTGGTGAAATCCACCTCTGAGGCCCCTGCAGACATTTCTGATTAA
- a CDS encoding LexA family transcriptional regulator — MSEKADRLRQARMRAGYRFASDAANALGVVASTYRAHENGQNDFDLAEAEFYGRKFNVDPYWLMRGAGRDQANGGATPPPDSVEVEEPNAEFRANVIGQGKKIPVFGQAVGGVDGEFLMNGSILFDVMAPPILSEISGAYAVCVSGDSMSPRYEDGEICFVDPERRVRRGDYVIAQIRLEEDGALLAYVKKFVRHNSSELVLQQFNPAKELRFDARTVHSVHYIALAGNA, encoded by the coding sequence ATGAGCGAAAAAGCTGACAGATTGCGCCAGGCGCGCATGAGAGCGGGCTACCGTTTTGCCTCCGATGCGGCGAACGCCCTGGGCGTCGTCGCCTCCACCTATCGCGCCCATGAGAACGGCCAGAACGATTTCGACCTCGCCGAGGCGGAGTTCTATGGGCGCAAGTTCAACGTCGACCCCTACTGGCTCATGCGGGGGGCTGGCCGCGATCAGGCGAATGGCGGCGCGACACCCCCTCCTGATAGCGTGGAGGTCGAAGAACCGAACGCAGAGTTCCGCGCCAATGTGATCGGCCAAGGCAAGAAAATCCCCGTCTTCGGCCAGGCGGTCGGCGGGGTTGATGGTGAATTCCTGATGAATGGCAGTATATTGTTCGATGTCATGGCACCCCCGATTCTCTCGGAGATTTCAGGCGCCTACGCCGTCTGCGTCTCCGGCGATTCCATGTCTCCGCGCTATGAGGACGGCGAAATCTGCTTCGTCGACCCGGAGCGCCGCGTGAGAAGGGGCGATTACGTCATCGCGCAAATACGCCTTGAGGAAGACGGCGCCCTGCTCGCCTATGTGAAGAAGTTCGTGCGCCACAACAGTTCCGAACTCGTGCTCCAGCAGTTCAATCCCGCCAAGGAGCTGCGCTTCGACGCCCGCACCGTCCACTCGGTCCACTATATCGCCCTTGCCGGCAACGCCTGA
- a CDS encoding pentapeptide repeat-containing protein codes for MAALLVAIAALTCASGAAAADCKSLPKPRTDWSDCNKRQIMLGRSNLTGSNLFNTDFTSTDLSGSNLTSANLEKATLMRASLAGARADKANFSRVEAYRTNFTGMSAEYASFASSELQRADFAGARLTGADFEKAELGRANFEKAVLTGTRFATANLSRAVLSGSQFEGPIDFSRAFMFQTRIEGVDLSQASGLTQDQIDLTCGDAATKLPAGLSAPPQWPCPADDD; via the coding sequence ATGGCCGCGCTTCTTGTCGCGATTGCCGCGTTGACCTGTGCCTCGGGCGCAGCGGCGGCGGACTGCAAGAGTTTGCCCAAGCCGCGAACCGATTGGAGCGACTGCAACAAGCGGCAAATCATGTTGGGCAGGAGCAATCTGACAGGCAGCAACCTCTTCAACACGGACTTCACGTCCACCGATCTCAGCGGTTCCAATCTCACATCGGCCAATCTCGAGAAGGCGACGTTGATGCGCGCATCGCTCGCCGGCGCGAGGGCGGACAAGGCGAATTTTTCGAGAGTGGAGGCTTACCGCACCAATTTCACCGGCATGTCCGCCGAATATGCTTCCTTTGCCAGCTCCGAGTTGCAGCGCGCCGATTTCGCCGGCGCGAGACTGACGGGTGCCGATTTCGAGAAGGCCGAACTCGGACGCGCCAATTTCGAAAAGGCCGTGCTGACGGGGACGCGCTTTGCGACGGCCAATCTGTCGCGCGCCGTCCTCAGCGGCTCGCAGTTCGAGGGCCCGATCGACTTCAGCCGCGCATTCATGTTCCAGACGAGAATAGAGGGCGTCGATCTCTCTCAGGCTTCGGGCCTGACGCAGGACCAGATCGATCTCACCTGCGGCGACGCGGCAACGAAGCTTCCTGCCGGCCTCTCGGCGCCGCCCCAGTGGCCGTGCCCGGCCGACGACGACTGA
- a CDS encoding Tim44 domain-containing protein, with amino-acid sequence MQRVGRVLAMAAVGLAVMVTVADVAEARRAGGGFGSRGSRTFSMPPTTRTAPTNAAPIERTMTPQPAPSAATRPAGQSQTTTASRPGLFGGFGGSMLGGLMMGGLIGMLLGHGLGGGIGFLGLLLQIGLIVAAIALAKRFFGRGNQPAYSAPSAVVRNHPAASAAPSFRIPGIGEGIGGSVGAAAASSNRPSTPAKSAWDNDEIGIGQDDLEQFEAMLKQLQAAYAAEDYAALRRLTTPEAMSYLAEELSENATKGLKNEVRDVHLVQGDVAEAWHENGTDHATVAMRYESIDVMRERATGRVISGDPDQLTEAVELWTFLRRRGADWQVSAIQAVEA; translated from the coding sequence ATGCAGCGTGTTGGACGAGTTCTGGCGATGGCCGCCGTCGGCCTTGCGGTGATGGTGACGGTGGCCGATGTGGCCGAGGCGCGCAGGGCGGGCGGCGGGTTCGGCTCGCGCGGCAGCCGGACCTTCTCCATGCCGCCCACGACCCGGACGGCGCCGACCAATGCGGCACCGATCGAGCGGACGATGACGCCGCAGCCCGCGCCTTCGGCTGCGACGCGGCCCGCTGGCCAGAGCCAGACGACGACGGCGTCGCGGCCGGGCCTCTTCGGCGGGTTCGGCGGATCGATGCTCGGCGGCCTGATGATGGGCGGCCTGATCGGCATGCTGCTTGGCCACGGGCTCGGCGGCGGCATTGGTTTTCTCGGCCTGCTGCTGCAGATCGGTTTGATCGTCGCAGCCATTGCGCTTGCGAAGCGCTTCTTCGGCCGCGGTAACCAGCCGGCCTATTCGGCGCCTTCCGCCGTCGTGCGCAATCACCCGGCTGCGAGCGCTGCGCCGTCCTTCCGCATTCCGGGGATCGGCGAGGGGATCGGTGGGTCTGTAGGCGCGGCTGCCGCTTCGTCGAACCGTCCTTCTACGCCGGCCAAGAGCGCGTGGGACAATGACGAGATCGGCATCGGGCAGGACGACCTCGAACAATTCGAGGCGATGCTCAAGCAGCTCCAGGCGGCCTATGCTGCCGAGGATTATGCGGCGCTTCGCCGACTGACGACGCCGGAAGCCATGTCCTATCTTGCCGAGGAGCTCAGCGAAAACGCCACGAAAGGCCTCAAGAACGAGGTGCGCGACGTGCATCTCGTCCAGGGCGATGTGGCCGAGGCCTGGCATGAGAATGGCACCGACCATGCGACGGTTGCAATGCGCTACGAGAGCATCGACGTGATGCGTGAGCGCGCCACGGGCCGCGTCATCAGCGGCGACCCCGACCAGTTGACGGAAGCGGTGGAGCTCTGGACCTTCCTGCGCAGGCGCGGTGCCGACTGGCAGGTCTCCGCGATCCAGGCTGTCGAGGCATAG
- a CDS encoding glycosyltransferase family 2 protein, with product MITRYDTYRLTARVRRRRREIEMSCLNRGGQRPLRPDDIPLVFNTHNDLKLMPSFLAHYRQLGVTRFICVDDVSSDGTREFLLSQADVDIWGSPLRYRDARRGREWRETLFERYGADRWYLNVDSDEFLFYQDCEQQPLCRLLQALESRGEKRLAAPMLDMYPVGSLGSATLDDDDRMPWEIADHFDGAGYALTHTKRAISITGGPRKRKFSYELELMKYPVIFWDKECSLGVSIHQPLPFQRNFLPISGVLLHFKFFADYKEKIEEAVADGQYFDGAAAYRTMLDDLQKSGEFDFANEHSIRFSGSAQLLELGFIAPVSFGVEAP from the coding sequence TTGATCACTCGCTACGACACCTATCGGCTGACGGCACGCGTTCGCCGGCGCAGGCGCGAGATTGAGATGTCCTGTCTCAACAGAGGCGGGCAGCGGCCGTTGCGCCCGGACGACATTCCACTGGTCTTCAACACGCATAACGACCTGAAGCTGATGCCGTCATTTCTGGCGCATTATCGGCAGCTCGGCGTCACGCGATTCATCTGTGTCGATGACGTGTCGTCGGATGGCACGCGCGAATTCCTGCTATCGCAGGCGGATGTCGACATCTGGGGGTCGCCGCTGCGCTACCGGGATGCCCGCCGGGGGCGCGAGTGGCGCGAGACGCTGTTCGAGCGCTACGGGGCAGACAGGTGGTATCTCAACGTCGATTCCGACGAATTCCTGTTCTACCAGGATTGCGAGCAGCAACCGCTCTGCCGGCTCCTTCAAGCGCTCGAAAGCCGGGGCGAGAAGCGCCTGGCGGCTCCGATGCTCGATATGTACCCGGTCGGTTCGCTCGGATCGGCAACGCTCGACGATGACGATCGAATGCCCTGGGAAATTGCCGACCATTTTGACGGCGCCGGTTATGCGCTGACCCATACGAAGAGGGCGATCAGCATCACCGGCGGGCCGCGCAAACGCAAGTTCTCCTATGAGCTGGAGCTGATGAAATATCCGGTCATCTTCTGGGACAAGGAGTGCAGCCTGGGCGTAAGCATCCATCAGCCGCTGCCATTCCAAAGAAACTTCCTGCCGATTTCCGGGGTGCTGCTGCATTTCAAGTTCTTCGCCGACTACAAGGAGAAGATCGAAGAGGCGGTTGCCGATGGGCAGTATTTCGACGGGGCTGCCGCCTATCGCACGATGCTGGACGACCTGCAGAAATCCGGCGAATTCGATTTCGCCAACGAGCATTCGATCCGCTTTTCAGGATCGGCGCAGCTGCTCGAACTGGGCTTCATCGCGCCTGTTTCCTTCGGCGTCGAAGCGCCTTGA
- a CDS encoding PhzF family phenazine biosynthesis protein, protein MARRYAIYDVFTSRRLEGNPLAVVFEADDLSDAAMQAIAQEFNLSETVFVHRPANTAHSARLRIFTPSHELPFAGHPTVGAAVAIAEDFYAGPEKGLDLMQVLEEKVGPVRTAVRLKPGQATFAEFDLPRKPIRLDARFEKQAIADALSLKATQVGFENHAISFWSAGVPFVMVPLHDIAAVAAVEFDPQRWEQLAPLAEGRLAGAYLYCRGGINHMARFHARMFAPEMGIVEDPATGSAAAALAGAINVFDELVDGHHPILIEQGVEMNRPSFIHLHLDIAGGRVSTARIGGHAVKIAGGEMMV, encoded by the coding sequence ATGGCACGGCGCTACGCGATCTACGACGTCTTCACCAGCAGGCGTCTGGAAGGCAACCCGCTTGCCGTGGTGTTCGAGGCCGATGACTTGAGCGATGCGGCCATGCAGGCGATCGCGCAGGAGTTCAACCTTTCGGAGACCGTATTCGTTCATCGGCCGGCAAACACCGCCCATTCGGCGCGCCTCAGGATCTTTACGCCCTCGCACGAACTGCCCTTTGCCGGGCACCCGACGGTGGGCGCGGCGGTCGCGATCGCGGAGGACTTCTACGCCGGGCCCGAAAAGGGGCTCGATCTCATGCAGGTGCTCGAAGAGAAGGTCGGGCCGGTGCGCACGGCGGTGCGGCTGAAACCGGGCCAGGCGACCTTTGCCGAATTCGACCTGCCGCGCAAGCCGATCCGGCTCGACGCCCGTTTCGAGAAACAGGCGATCGCCGATGCGCTCAGCCTCAAGGCGACGCAGGTCGGTTTTGAAAATCACGCCATCTCATTCTGGAGCGCGGGTGTTCCCTTCGTCATGGTGCCGCTGCACGACATCGCGGCGGTGGCGGCCGTGGAATTCGACCCGCAACGATGGGAGCAGCTTGCGCCGCTCGCCGAGGGCCGGCTCGCCGGGGCCTATCTCTATTGCCGCGGCGGCATCAACCACATGGCGCGCTTCCATGCCCGCATGTTCGCGCCGGAGATGGGCATCGTGGAGGACCCGGCAACCGGGTCGGCCGCGGCAGCCCTTGCCGGTGCGATCAACGTCTTCGACGAACTGGTGGATGGGCATCATCCGATCCTGATCGAGCAGGGCGTGGAGATGAACCGACCCTCCTTCATCCACCTGCACCTAGACATCGCCGGCGGCCGGGTTTCCACCGCCCGTATCGGCGGGCATGCGGTGAAGATCGCGGGAGGGGAGATGATGGTCTGA
- a CDS encoding endonuclease/exonuclease/phosphatase family protein encodes MSLRLATFNIENLMGRFDFSGFRNQLKQDRVLRLFDVRSEAEYQRLEEARTIAHTDDTRQMSALAIADCDADILCLQEADSMAALHAFEYGYLFRMVGNGYRQKYLIEGNDSRGIDVAVLMRDETRDGQKIECLDVKSHAALTYKDLDLFNGELAQTNRPDDRIFRRDCLEVELSIGGRPLTLYIVHFKSMGPAREGLDGRQATMAQRIAEARAVRLIVESRFGRDRAADKMFAICGDMNDYQEKVEILGDRRNGYEFVPREEAISSLDVFTADGFVENPMLKRPVLDRWTLFHSRGPEERHLCQLDYILLSPALARRNAAHVPEIIRAGQPFRTIFPAGQEVERYPRTGWDRPKASDHCPVVMTLEV; translated from the coding sequence ATGTCACTTCGCCTTGCCACCTTCAATATCGAAAACCTGATGGGCCGCTTCGATTTTTCCGGCTTTCGCAACCAGCTGAAGCAGGACCGGGTGCTCAGGCTCTTCGATGTGCGCAGCGAGGCGGAATATCAGCGGCTCGAGGAGGCGCGCACCATCGCGCATACGGACGACACCCGGCAGATGTCGGCATTGGCGATCGCCGACTGCGACGCCGACATCCTCTGCCTGCAGGAGGCCGACAGCATGGCGGCGCTGCACGCCTTCGAATACGGCTATCTCTTCCGCATGGTCGGCAATGGCTATCGCCAGAAATACCTGATCGAGGGCAACGACTCCCGCGGCATCGACGTGGCGGTGCTGATGCGGGACGAAACGCGCGACGGGCAGAAGATCGAGTGCCTGGATGTGAAAAGCCACGCGGCGCTGACATACAAGGATCTCGACCTTTTCAACGGGGAGCTCGCGCAAACCAACCGGCCGGACGACCGGATATTCAGGCGGGACTGCCTCGAAGTGGAACTGAGCATCGGCGGGCGGCCGCTGACGCTTTACATCGTGCACTTCAAGTCGATGGGGCCGGCGCGCGAAGGGCTCGACGGGCGACAGGCGACGATGGCGCAGCGCATCGCGGAAGCAAGGGCGGTGCGCCTTATCGTCGAGAGTCGTTTCGGCCGCGACCGCGCGGCCGACAAGATGTTCGCCATCTGCGGCGACATGAACGACTATCAGGAGAAGGTGGAGATCCTCGGCGACCGGCGCAATGGCTACGAATTCGTGCCGCGCGAAGAGGCGATAAGCTCGCTGGATGTGTTTACAGCGGACGGGTTCGTCGAAAATCCGATGCTCAAGCGTCCGGTGCTCGACCGGTGGACCCTTTTCCACAGCCGCGGACCTGAGGAGCGGCATCTCTGCCAACTCGACTATATCTTGCTTTCGCCGGCGCTCGCCCGCCGCAACGCTGCCCACGTCCCGGAAATCATCCGCGCCGGCCAGCCTTTCCGTACGATCTTTCCTGCCGGCCAGGAGGTGGAGCGCTACCCGCGCACCGGCTGGGACCGGCCGAAGGCCTCCGATCATTGCCCGGTGGTCATGACCCTGGAGGTCTGA
- a CDS encoding TIGR02594 family protein — protein sequence MKVMVFLTAIFVALASPDVTYAGMLNQAQKYAGLHEVKHNKKLRAVLGVNPARTPWCGHFLGLIARMTGRKPPEGYAIARSWLRFGAPVRLTYARPGDVVVVRAGRGYHVGILAKLSKTRAQLIGGNQSGRVQFSYFSRGKVVAVRR from the coding sequence ATGAAGGTCATGGTGTTTCTGACTGCGATATTTGTTGCGCTTGCGTCCCCCGATGTCACATATGCCGGCATGCTCAACCAGGCCCAGAAATATGCGGGTCTGCACGAGGTCAAGCACAACAAGAAACTGCGGGCGGTGCTCGGCGTCAATCCCGCGCGCACCCCCTGGTGCGGCCATTTCCTGGGGCTGATCGCGCGAATGACCGGCCGCAAACCGCCGGAAGGATACGCTATTGCCCGGTCGTGGCTGCGCTTCGGCGCACCCGTGCGGCTCACCTACGCCCGCCCGGGCGACGTCGTTGTCGTCAGGGCAGGGCGGGGCTATCACGTCGGCATCCTTGCAAAACTGTCGAAAACGCGGGCGCAGCTCATCGGCGGCAACCAATCGGGCCGGGTACAGTTCTCGTATTTCAGCCGCGGCAAAGTGGTCGCGGTCAGGCGGTAA
- a CDS encoding TadE/TadG family type IV pilus assembly protein, which translates to MTAERIRAQVRRLADNREGNFAVLGAIAFVPILGAAALALDFVGAYLEAEKIQNALDSAALGSVRAFGEGATEDAASKEGAKFFWSNYSLPQDVVAEALAAPTDASVQEALTVSFTRDVNEDTATAEYVTEYTPLFLERMPLQIRRQSVAARAAGAEACILALHHTAQRGFNVSGSAIVDLTGCAVVSNSNHTESIYVGGSSTLKAECLYAAGAIYGSPEDITLACEQAVDGSPRVPDPFAGKAMPKTSAWVDLSGCGQDYVSGGGGNGDCNGTGKTPKKTDGYVVTLKPGTYGTLDVKGTVNLEPGYYIVDGGRLELAAQSVLTGKGVTFFLMNGAELLIRGGATFDISPSLTGDWAGFSIVAEHGNTEQAVINGNSNSSLTGIVYLPDVAELQYSGNGSTGGECIRLIAQEITLIGNATFKMDCSAELADKQLNYPGTIRLVR; encoded by the coding sequence ATGACGGCCGAGCGGATCCGTGCACAAGTCAGGAGACTGGCAGACAATAGGGAGGGGAATTTTGCGGTGCTGGGCGCCATCGCATTCGTGCCGATCCTAGGCGCGGCGGCGCTGGCGCTTGATTTTGTCGGCGCCTATCTCGAAGCGGAAAAGATCCAGAATGCGCTAGATTCTGCGGCACTCGGATCCGTGAGGGCCTTTGGCGAGGGGGCGACCGAGGACGCGGCCTCAAAGGAAGGCGCGAAATTCTTCTGGAGCAACTATTCGCTGCCGCAGGACGTTGTCGCCGAGGCACTGGCTGCGCCGACGGATGCTTCCGTGCAGGAGGCGCTGACGGTGAGCTTCACGCGCGACGTCAACGAAGACACCGCGACGGCGGAATATGTCACGGAGTACACGCCGCTGTTCCTCGAACGCATGCCGCTCCAGATCCGGCGGCAGTCGGTCGCGGCGAGGGCCGCCGGCGCGGAAGCCTGTATCCTGGCTCTTCACCATACGGCGCAGCGGGGGTTCAATGTCAGCGGCAGTGCGATCGTGGACCTGACCGGATGTGCCGTGGTGTCGAATTCGAACCACACTGAGTCGATCTATGTCGGGGGAAGCAGCACGCTGAAGGCCGAATGTCTCTATGCGGCGGGTGCCATCTACGGCTCGCCTGAGGACATAACGCTCGCCTGCGAGCAGGCGGTGGACGGATCGCCGCGCGTTCCCGACCCCTTTGCGGGCAAGGCGATGCCGAAGACCTCCGCCTGGGTCGATCTTTCGGGCTGCGGCCAGGATTATGTCAGCGGCGGCGGCGGCAACGGCGACTGCAACGGCACCGGCAAAACGCCGAAGAAGACCGACGGCTATGTGGTGACGCTGAAGCCCGGCACCTATGGCACCCTCGACGTCAAGGGAACCGTCAATCTCGAGCCCGGCTATTACATCGTCGACGGCGGGCGCCTCGAACTTGCCGCCCAGTCGGTGCTTACCGGCAAGGGCGTCACCTTCTTCCTGATGAACGGCGCCGAACTGCTGATCCGCGGCGGCGCCACCTTCGATATTTCGCCATCGCTTACCGGTGACTGGGCAGGCTTCTCGATCGTCGCCGAACACGGGAATACCGAGCAGGCAGTGATCAACGGCAACAGCAATTCATCCCTCACCGGCATCGTTTACCTGCCGGATGTCGCCGAGCTGCAATATTCCGGCAACGGATCGACCGGCGGCGAGTGCATCCGGCTGATCGCGCAGGAGATCACGCTCATCGGCAATGCCACCTTCAAGATGGATTGCAGCGCGGAACTCGCCGACAAGCAACTCAACTATCCGGGCACGATCCGGCTGGTGCGCTAG